The Odontesthes bonariensis isolate fOdoBon6 chromosome 19, fOdoBon6.hap1, whole genome shotgun sequence genome includes the window GAAGaaaagctctgatgtgaagcagcagatcagatcccagcggAAAACCGAAGtgagtcgagtcaaagagcttcagaagaagctggagcaggagatcactgagctgaggAGGAAAGATGCAGAGCTGATtgagctctcacacacagaggatcacagccagtttctgcacaaatacccctcagtgtcagcactcagggggtctacacactcatccagcatcaagattcgtcctctgaggcactttgaggatgtgacagcagctgtgtcagagctcagagataaactacaggacatcctgagagaggaatggaccaacatctcactggctgaagtggatgttttactgtcagatCCAGAACCAAAGAACAGAGCTGGATTCTTAAAATGTTCAAgagaaatcacactggatccaaacacagcacacacacagctgttatTATctgaggggaacagaaaagttaCATTCATGGAACAACAACAGTCTtattctgatcatccagacagattcagtAACTGGAaacaggtcctgagcagagagagtctgactggacgctgttactgggaggtggagtggGGAGGGGCAGAAGTTTATGTATcagtcgcatacaagaataTCAGCAGAGCAGGAGCCTTGCATGAAAGTTTTTTTGGATTCAACAAAAAATCTTGGTCATTACGTTGTAATATAAACAGTAACAGGTTTTATCACAACAAAGTCCAAACTCCAGTCCCAGGTCGTCAGACCTACAGAATAGGAGTGTATCTGGaccacagagcaggtattctgtccttctacagcgtctatGAAACCATGtatctcctccacagagtccagaccacgttcactcagccgctctatGCTGGAGTTTGTCTTTACCATCACGGAGACACAACTGAGTTCATTAAACTGAAATAAGCCCGATTCGCACGGGACTTGTATTATCTATGGACCCCCCCGTAATTTggaataattgcggagaatgtctgagttcttagtcctgtgcgaatgcgccatgtccgtgatttgtggggtaataattcccGCTGCGAATTACCTGCTGTGTTTCGGCGAAgcacagacgtcctgtggtaatttaagtcccgtGTGAACGcacacgtgtgtgtttgtgaatgcaATCGCACATCTCTTGTTTTGTCCTGGAGTAAACAATGGACGGTATTGCCGaacggggcaaaacaggaagttaagacaattacggaatatccgctcatgatgtctgtgatttgagtaaattacagacttttgcttgtcccgtccgaatgcgccacaaaaaaatacagaggtgtgggggtagttgcgaattaccagtgatccataggtaatatTTATCCCATGCAAATTGGACTATAGACAGAAGTCATTTCAGGGACAGTtggttaaaatgtgttttagttTCCACTTTATTTAGTCTCCATCATTGTTGAGTCATTTCTTCACTGCACAGAGATCAGCTGTCAGTCAAACTTTATGGGTGGTGTAGGAGCTATTTCTCTGTTTCTAGTTAAGTcttagaatttagatttatttgatattatttccttttttttttggttgataatTCGTATttttgtttaggataaattggtttgtaattCATTTGATTAACTTTTTGTTTGGGGAAATGGGCGTTTCACACATAAATACGCAggttttagggagctctggacgcacttgggtggtcacatggttttttaccagttctcagtcagtcaatcagtgggtgaacaggtgaggcaagcAGGCAGAAAGAGCGGgaatcagagcaggagaggcaGGAAGGGATCATGTGAAGCATGAACCATGTTGGTTTTACTTGCAAACTTGGAATAAATCCATGATGAACTAcattttttgacgttttggACCTTTTTGTGATATTAtgttatgtttatttttagtttgGTCACCTTTTAGTTCaaagtttttattattttcatagacaaatagTCACTACAGGTGGTACTTTGACCTCTGATTGGTTGGTGTTTAGTTGGTGTTGGACTTTGTTTGGGTGGCGCTCCTTCCTGTCTGTTCAGTCATGGAGGCTATCACTGCTCAGCAGGACTTTTATCCTCCTGAACTAATTACATTTACAATCACTGGTTTGTCAGAccaaatgttgttgttgttcagatCCATGTACAGATGAGGTAAACTGTGATTATCAtgatcatcatcagtcattatTTTATTGCTCACAGCTGATATTCTGAGTCAAACACACTGATTGTGAGGATGAAGAGAATCTGTGCATGAAATCATTGAACAAGAGTCATTTAGCAGATTGTACTGAAATAATGTGTCATCAAACTGAAGCTTTACATGATCAATAAAGACAATGTTTCTTTTGAATAAACAAGATTTTTGTTCTTCATTTCAGGATCTTACATTAAGCTGatggcgttttttttttgttgtttttttttaaataaataatataagaGAATAACTTACattgtgaaaggggctatagttaagccctattcggacgttactagttcaatggggggacgtatggtaatgttggttaaccagacgacgccagggagaagaaatccctgtaatattcatctaacatgggaggagttttcttgaatataaagcattctgctccaaaattattgtatacaaacgcagaagacttttttgtttgtttacctgaatgataagtattaccaaaacgtattgtacagtataacagaacaagagatttattcattttttaccttaatgtaaagtactgtccaccaaaagttttgctcaggatacttattttacctgaatgtaaagtatagtttaaaaaaaggattgcacaacgaaacttaagtgtcattttctattttacacctaattgtttctctctttaaaaggatgtgacgacatattccgtacttattaccgaaggtcgcattcgcacgggattagtattacctatggtagatactccggaccgtttcacaggaggtagaattctcggcaaagtttaccgacatactccgctatctttactgacatggcgcgttcgtacgggactagatttcccggttattattactttaccccaggtccccccattaaactagtcccgtccgaatagggcttaagattGTTTTCAATGTTATTAATATGTGTGCTCAAACTGAAGCGTTGCATGATAAATAAAGCTGTTTTTATCTCTATAATTATATTAATCTTCCGCATTTATTCCAACATTTAAGACAAAGGTTATTATGCAAATTTTGAATTGATTGCGGTTTAACTGAGGGAGTTTTCCTCCAAAAATTCAGCAAGGCACACTTGCCTTACACAACAGGATCAACACAATCCACCGGATGGCAACAGAACACAAAGATTATTCCTTAAGTTTTCTTAACACAGAAGATGTGAATTTATTTAAGTAAACACTTTCCTCCTTTTCCAGTAATATGCACTACGActgtaaaaaataataatattttagaCTATATTTAGGTTGTTTTTAAGATCTGTTAAAACTTTCCCAGTATGTGCACTCcaagtagatagatagatacttacttacttattttATTAATCCCAAGGGAAATTTAAGGATGCAGTAGCTtatacagacagacacagaataCACAATACACTGATTACAAATCGGAATACAAAAAGTAGTAGAAGCTAGTGAAATAACATCACACGCGTGTAAGAAAGTACTTTTGGCTAATTACTGGAAGAATTGAGGTTATTTAGAGATGAGTCAAAAGATCCAATGACACTTCCAAGATGTGAAATTGAGATTGTTCAACGCATATGCATACAGTAGAGATGTATGCCTGAATTATGGCGCTACAGTGAATACAAAAGGGAAGAAAGTTTATCGTATGTAGTGACTCTATGGCTGCATTATACAATTAGATAGAAACAGCTCCTGAATGGACATTCTGTTCACCAGacactgtaaacaaataaaGTTTATAGAAATTTTCTACTTATAGTTCGAAATGAGAAGAAGTCCAAATTAGCTAAACAAGATGTCATAAAAGAGGGAGCAGATGTCAGTGTTAGATTATCAAAAACTGTAGAATTGGGATCTGAATCTATAATATAATTGTCGAAGAATTTTGACTTTTGGATGTGAGGTTCCTGGATAATACAGGAGTTTTATGTCCAGAAGAGGGCAGTATTGCAACTTTTGAGATACCTGCTGCCAATAAACAATAGAAGAAGAATTCCGCGCTATCCGAGCTTCcgtagttttttttccttataacCCCCGCCGCTGCTGCTGCCTTTGCAGCTGCTGTTTCTTCGCAGACGGTAAGAAGTACTGAGttgtgttgttttctttgaTAATCGAATCATTTCTGCTTCTGGTCTCATGTGGTTTGCTGCTCATATATCTGCAACGCGTTACGGTTTTTCCTTTGTTTATATCAGATTTGTCCGTTTATCCTCAGTTGGAATTTTGAATTCTGCCGCGCCATTGGCTGTGTTTAGCGTGTCACGTGActcatgaagagacaaacatttcCTGCTTTTTCCGTGTAAAtctcgttttttttccccccctttctTAGTTGACGTCCTTCGTTCGGATTTTATTtacaacttgtttgttttgtgtggtcttttttttatttatattaattacgTTTTaaataacgtttttttttttagccactcGCTTCACGTACTAAGTTATTTTGTCCACCAGGGGGCAGTGTTTCACCACTAAATGGTTCAAATGAGGTTTTAAGCTATATTGTGCTCAACTGGTCAGAAGGAAGAATTAAAACGTTTTCTTTCGGTCTCAATGACTAGTTTAGTCACTCATATCTTTGTACTTGAAGTTTTGGAATTAAAGTCTTGAGCAGTGTTTGTTTAATTATGTATCTATGTACATgtgtacatgtttgtgtgtggtaGCAACATAAAGCTAATGAGATGCTATAAAATTTAGGTAGGTTTACTGGCATCAGTTGAACATGAGCGAATATTCGTAATGGTAAATAATTaccagattttctttttttaatcctccTTAGATCTATTTTCCCGACTGTTGCGGACATACCTCGttcacaacaaaaacacagcttGGCTTCCCCGGAGCTCAACAACAGGAAAATTGAGTAAACGCTGCCACTCGAAAGAAAAATGGCTCTAAACAATTTAAAGTTGTATCAGGAAACCTTCTCTTGTTCGATCTGtctggatctgctgaaggatccggtgactattccctgtggacacagctactgcatgaaCTGTATTAAAGGCCACTGGGATGGAGAAGAGGGCAGCAGGAACCACAGCTGTCCTCAGTGCAGGAAGACGTTCAGCCCGAGGCCCGTGCTGGTGAAAAACATCATGTTGGCGGAGTTggtggaggagctgaagaagactgaactccaagctgctcctgctgatcactgctatgctggagctgaagatgtggcctgtgatgtctgctctgggaggaagctgaaagccATAAAGTCCTGTTTAGTCtgtctggcctcttactgtgagaaacaccttcagcctcaccGTGATGCTCCACCATTacagaaacacaagctggtcgacccctccaagaagctccagcAGCACATCTGCCCTCGCCgtgatgaggtgatgaagattttAGCTGAGGCGTATGAAACGGCCCCAATAGCAGCAGAACGGGCTGAAAAGCAGAAGGAGTTGAAGGGGAGACGacaacagatccagcagagaatccaggacagagagaaagatgtgaagctgcttcagcaggaggtggaggccatcAATCAGTCTGCTGCTAAAACAGtggagcacagccagaagatcttcacCGAATTTGTCTGTTTCATCCAGAAGaaaagctctgatgtgaagcagcagatcagatcccagcggAAAACCGAAGtgagtcgagtcaaagagcttcagaagaagctggagcaggagatcactgagctgaggAGGAAAGATGCAGAGCTGATtgagctctcacacacagaggatcacagccagtttctgcacaaatacccctcagtgtcagcactcagggggtctacacactcatccagcatcaagatccgtcctctgaggcactttgaggatgtgacagcagctgtgtcagagctcagagataaactacaggacatcctgagagaggaatggaccaacatctcactggctgaagtggatgttttactgtcagatCCAGAACCAAAGAACAGAGCTGGGTTCTTAAAATGTTCAAgagaaatcacactggatccaaacacagcacacacacagctgttatTATctgaggggaacagaaaagttaCATTCATGGAACAACAACAGTCTtattctgatcatccagacagattcactaaCTGGAaacaggtcctgagcagagagagtctgactggacgctgttactgggaggtggagtggGGAGGGGGAGCAGTTCATatagcagtcgcatacaagaataTCAGCAGAGCAGGAGAGTCACATGAATGTTTATTTGGATTCAACAAAAAATCTTGGTCATTACGTTGTAATATAAACAGTAACAggttttttcacaacaaagtcCAAACTCCAGTCCCAGGTCGTCAGACCTACAGAATAGGAGTGTATCTGGaccacagagcaggtattctgtccttctacagcatATATGAAACCATGtatctcctccacagagtccagaccacgttcactcagccgctctatGCTGGAGTTTGGCTTTACTATCAAGGAGACACAACTGAGTTCATTAAACTGAAATAAGCCCGATTCGCACGGGACTTGTATTATCTATGGACCCCCCCGTAATTTggaataattgcggagaatgtctgagttcttagtcctgtgcgaatgcgccatgtccgtgatttgtggggtaataattcccGCTGCGAATTACCTGCTGTGTTTCGGCGAAgcacagacgtcctgtggtaatttaagtcccgtGTGAACGCACACGTGTGAGTTTGTGAATGCAATCGCACATCTCTTGTTTTGTCCTGGAGTAAACAATGGACGGTATTGCCGaacggggcaaaacaggaagttaagacaattacggaatatccgctcatgatgtctgtgatttgagtaaattacagacttttgcttgtcccgtccgaatgcgccacaaaaaaatacagaggtgtgggggtagttgcgaattaccagtgatccataggtaatatttatcccgtgcgaattggacTATAGACAGAAGTCATTTCAGGGACAGTtggttaaaatgtgttttagttTCCACTTTATTTAGTCTCCATCATTGTTGAGTCATTTCTTCACTGCACAGAGATCAGCTGTCAGTCACACTTTATGGGTGGTGTAGGAGCCATTTCTCTGTTTCTAGTTAAGTcttagaatttagatttatttgatattatttccttattttttttggttgataatTCGTATttttgtttaggataaattggtttgtaattCATTTGATTAACTTTTTGTTTGGGGGAATGGGCGTTTCACACATAAATACGCAggttttagggagctctggacgcacttgggtggtcacatggttttttaccagttctcagtcagtcaatcagtgggtgaacaggtgaggcaagcAGGCAGAAAGAGCGGgaatcagagcaggagaggcaGGAAGGGATCCTGTGAAGCATGAACCATGTTGGTTTTACTTGCAAACTTGGAATGAATCCATGATGAACTAcattttttgacgttttggACCTTTTTGTGATATTAtgttatgtttatttttagtttgGTCACCTTTTAGTTAaaagtttttattattttcatagacaaatagTCACTACAGGTGGTACTTTGACCTCTGATTGGTTGGTGTTTAGTTGGTGTTGGACTTTGTTTGGGTGGCGCTCCTTCCTGTCTGTTCAGTCATGGAGGCTATCACTGCTCAGAGGGACTTTTATCCTCCTGAACtaattacatttacattcactGGTTTGTTAGAccaaatgttgttgttgttcagatCCATGTACAGATGAGGCAAACTGTGATTATCAtgatcatcatcagtcattatTTTATTGCTCACAGCTGATATTCTGAGTCAAACACACTGATTGTGAGGATGAAGAGAATCTGTGCATGAAATCATTGAACAAGAGTCATTTAGCAGATTGTACTGAAATAATGTGTCATCAAACTGAAGCTTTACATGATCAATAAAGACAATGTTTCTTTTGAATAAACAagatttttgttctttatttcagGATCTTACATTAAGCTgatggcgttttttttttttttatttttaataaataatataagAGAATAACTTACattgtgaaaggggctatagttaAGACCTATTCGGACGttactagttcaatggggggacgtatggtaatgttggttaaccagacgacgccagggagaagaaatccctgtaatattcatctaacatgggaggagttttcttgaatataaagcattctgctccaaaattattgtatacaaacgcagaagacttttgtttgtttacctgaatgataagtattaccaaaacgtattgtacagtataacagaacagaagatttattcattttttaccttaatgtaaagtactgttcaccaaaagttttgctcaggatacttattttacatgaatgtaaagtatagtttaaaaaaaggattgcacaacgaaacttaagtgtcattttctattttacacctaattgtttctctctttaaaaggatgtgacgacatattccgtacttattaccgaaggtcgcattcgcacgggattagtattacctatggtagatactccggaccgtttcacaggaggtaggattctcggcaaagtttaccgacatactccgctatctttactgacatggcgcgttcgtacgggactagatttcccggttattattactttaccccaggtccccccattaaactagtcccgtccgaatagggcttaagattGTTTTCAATGTTATTAATATGTGTGCTCAAACTGAAGCGTTGCATGATAAATAAAGCTGTTTTTATCTCTATAATTATATTAATCTTCCGCATTTATTCCAACATTTAAGACAAAGGTTATTATGCAAATTTTGAATTGATTGCGGTTTAACTGAGGGAGTTTTCCTCCAAAAATTCAGCAAGGCACACTTGCCTTACACAACAGGATCAACACAATCCACCGGATGGCAACAGAACACAAAGATTATTCCTTAAGTTTTCTTAACACAGAAGATGTGAATTTATTTAAGTAAACACTTTCCTCCTTTTCCAGTAATATGCACTACGActgtaaaaaataataatattttagaCTATATTTAGGTTGTTTTTAAGATCTGTTAAAACTTTCCCAGTATGTGCACTCcaagtagatagatagatacttacttacttattttATTAATCCCAAGGGAAATTTAAGGATGCAGTAGCTtatacagacagacacagaataCACAATACACTGATTTCAAATCGGAATACAAAAAGTAGTAGAAGCTAGTGAAATAACATCACACGCGTGTAAGAAAGTACTTTTGGCTAATTACTGGAAGAATTGAGGTTATTTAGAGATGAGTCAAAAGATCCAATGACACTTCCAAGATGTGAAATTGAGATTGTTCAACGCATATGCATACAGTAGAGATGTATGCCTGAATTATGGCGCTACAGTGAATACAAAAGGGAAGAAAGTTCATCGTATATAGTGACTCTATGGCTGCATTATACAATTAGATAGAAACAGCTCCTGAATGGACATTCTGTTCACCAGacactgtaaacaaataaaGTTTATAGAAATTTTCTACTTATAGTTCGAAATGAGAAGAAGTCCAAATTAGCTAAACAAGATGTCATAAAAGAGGGAGCAGATGTCAGTGTTAGATTATCAAAAACTGTAGAATTGGGATCTGAATCTATAATATAATTGTCGAAGAATTTTGACTTTTGGATGTGAGGTTCCTGGATAATACAGGAGTTTTATGTCCAGAAGAGGGCAGTATTGCAACTTTTGAGATACCTGCTGCCAATAAACAATAGAAGAAGAATTCCGCGCTATCCGAGCTTCCGTAGTTTTTTTCCTTATAACCGCCGCCGCTGCTGCTGCCTTTGCAGCTGCTGTTTCTTCGCAGACGGTAAGAAGTACTGAGttgtgttgttttctttgaTAATCGAATCATTTCTGCTTCTGGTCTCATGTGGTTTGCTGCTCATATATCTGCAACGCGTTACGGTTTTTCCTTTGTTTATATCAGATTTGTCCGTTTATCCTCAGTTGGAATTTTGAATTCTGCCGCGCCATTGGCTGTGTTTAGCGTGTCACGTGActcatgaagagacaaacatttcCTGCTTTTTCCGTGTAAAtctcgttttttttcccccctttcttAGTTGACGTCCTTTGTTCGGATTTTATTtacaacttgtttgttttgtgtggtcttttttttatttatattaattacgTTTTaaataacgttttttttttagccactcGCTTCACATACTAAGCTATTTTGTCCACCAGGGGGCAGTGTTTCACCACTAAATGGTTCAAATGAGGTTTTAAGCTATATTGTGCTCAACTGGTCAGAAGGAAGAATTAAAACGTTTTCTTTCGGTCTCAATGACTAGTTTAGTCACTCATATCTTTGTACTTGAAGTTTTGGAATTAAAGTCTTGAGCAGTGTTTGTTTAATTATGTATCTATGTACATgtgtacatgtttgtgtgtggtaGCAACATAAAGCTAATGAGATGCTATAAAATTTAGGTAGGTTTACTGGCATCAGTTGAACATGAGCGAATATTCGTAATGGTAAATAATTaccagattttctttttttaatcctccTTAGATCTATTTTCCCGACTGTTGCGGACATACCTCGttcacaacaaaaacacagcttGGCTTC containing:
- the LOC142368653 gene encoding tripartite motif-containing protein 16-like, with amino-acid sequence MALNNLKLYQETFSCSICLDLLKDPVTIPCGHSYCMNCIKGHWDGEEGSRNHSCPQCRKTFSPRPVLVKNIMLAELVEELKKTELQAAPADHCYAGAEDVACDVCSGRKLKAIKSCLVCLASYCEKHLQPHRDAPPLQKHKLVDPSKKLQQHICPRRDEVMKILAEAYETAPIAAERAEKQKELKGRRQQIQQRIQDREKDVKLLQQEVEAINQSAAKTVEHSQKIFTEFVCFIQKKSSDVKQQIRSQRKTEVSRVKELQKKLEQEITELRRKDAELIELSHTEDHSQFLHKYPSVSALRGSTHSSSIKIRPLRHFEDVTAAVSELRDKLQDILREEWTNISLAEVDVLLSDPEPKNRAGFLKCSREITLDPNTAHTQLLLSEGNRKVTFMEQQQSYSDHPDRFTNWKQVLSRESLTGRCYWEVEWGGGAVHIAVAYKNISRAGESHECLFGFNKKSWSLRCNINSNRFFHNKVQTPVPGRQTYRIGVYLDHRAGILSFYSIYETMYLLHRVQTTFTQPLYAGVWLYYQGDTTEFIKLK